Proteins encoded together in one Bacteroides ovatus window:
- a CDS encoding MotA/TolQ/ExbB proton channel family protein, whose amino-acid sequence MKKLFAIVAVIGAFTFGSIQLAQAQDAPAAEQTEQQAAPAAEATTATAPAAEEGGIHKEIKVKFIEGTASFMSLVAIALVIGLAFCIERIIYLSLAEINTKKFMASIEAALEKGDVEAAKDIARNTRGPVASIYYQGLMRIDQGIDVVEKSVVSYGGVQAGYLEKGCSWITLFIAMAPSLGFLGTVIGMVQAFDKIQQVGDISPTVVAGGMKVALITTIFGLIVALILQVFYNYVLSKIEALTSEMEDSSISLLDMVIKYNLKYKK is encoded by the coding sequence ATGAAAAAGTTATTTGCAATTGTTGCTGTGATTGGGGCCTTCACTTTTGGCTCAATTCAACTTGCTCAGGCTCAAGACGCTCCTGCAGCAGAACAAACTGAACAACAAGCTGCTCCTGCCGCTGAAGCTACTACAGCTACTGCTCCTGCTGCAGAAGAGGGTGGTATTCACAAGGAAATCAAAGTTAAATTCATCGAAGGTACTGCATCTTTCATGAGTTTGGTAGCTATCGCTTTGGTGATCGGTTTGGCTTTCTGTATTGAACGTATCATTTATTTGAGTTTGGCTGAAATCAACACAAAAAAATTCATGGCATCTATCGAAGCTGCTTTGGAAAAAGGTGATGTTGAAGCTGCTAAAGACATTGCTCGTAACACCAGAGGCCCGGTTGCTTCTATCTACTACCAAGGTTTGATGAGAATCGATCAAGGTATTGACGTAGTTGAGAAGTCAGTTGTATCTTATGGTGGTGTACAGGCAGGTTACCTTGAAAAAGGATGTTCTTGGATCACACTGTTTATCGCAATGGCTCCGTCACTCGGATTCTTGGGTACTGTAATCGGTATGGTGCAGGCATTTGATAAAATCCAGCAGGTAGGTGATATCTCTCCGACGGTTGTTGCAGGTGGTATGAAAGTAGCCTTGATTACAACTATCTTCGGTTTGATTGTAGCATTGATCCTTCAGGTATTCTACAACTACGTACTTTCTAAAATTGAGGCTCTTACAAGTGAAATGGAAGATTCTTCTATCTCTTTGCTTGATATGGTAATCAAATATAACTTGAAATACAAAAAATAA
- a CDS encoding TatD family hydrolase has translation MLIDTHSHLFVEEFTEDLPLVMERAQKAGVSYIFMPNIDSTTIDAMLSVCRDYPGFCYPMIGLHPTSVNESYEQELAIVHKYLSTSREFVAIGEIGLDLYWDKTFLKEQILVFEKQIEWALEYGLPIVIHSREAFEYIYKVMEPYKNTPLTGIFHSFTGTSEEAAKLLEFEGFMLGINGVVTFKKSTLPEALTTVPLERIVLETDSPYLAPVPNRGKRNESANVRDTLMKVADIYQMDPEYVAQVTSVNALKVFGIRK, from the coding sequence ATGTTGATCGATACTCATTCTCATCTTTTTGTAGAAGAATTTACCGAAGACCTGCCTTTGGTGATGGAACGTGCGCAGAAAGCGGGAGTTTCCTATATTTTTATGCCCAATATAGACAGTACGACCATTGATGCTATGTTGTCGGTTTGTAGGGATTATCCGGGATTTTGCTATCCGATGATCGGACTGCACCCTACTTCTGTCAATGAATCGTATGAACAGGAATTAGCGATTGTTCACAAATACTTGTCGACTTCCCGTGAGTTTGTGGCTATCGGAGAAATAGGTCTTGATCTTTATTGGGACAAGACTTTTCTGAAAGAGCAAATCTTGGTTTTTGAAAAGCAAATAGAATGGGCGCTGGAATATGGTCTTCCCATTGTAATCCATTCAAGAGAAGCGTTTGAATATATATATAAGGTAATGGAACCCTATAAAAATACCCCATTAACCGGCATTTTTCATAGTTTTACTGGGACATCGGAAGAAGCGGCGAAATTGTTGGAATTTGAAGGATTTATGTTAGGTATCAATGGAGTTGTAACTTTCAAGAAATCGACTTTGCCGGAGGCATTGACGACTGTTCCTTTAGAGCGCATTGTGCTTGAAACCGATTCTCCCTATTTGGCTCCTGTGCCGAACCGGGGAAAGAGGAATGAAAGTGCCAATGTGAGAGACACACTCATGAAGGTGGCGGATATTTATCAGATGGATCCGGAGTATGTGGCACAGGTCACTTCTGTGAATGCGTTAAAAGTGTTCGGAATCCGCAAATAA